A window from Pseudomonas sp. MRSN 12121 encodes these proteins:
- a CDS encoding helix-turn-helix transcriptional regulator: MSIDLDEIIKALAHPVRRDILIWLKDPKVQFPEQTHNHEYGICAGQIDQRCGLSQSTVSAHLATLQRAGLISSQKAGQWHFFKRNEDVIQAALDALIKELGNQP; this comes from the coding sequence ATGTCCATCGACCTCGACGAAATAATAAAAGCCCTGGCGCACCCAGTACGGCGAGACATCCTGATCTGGCTCAAGGACCCCAAGGTCCAGTTCCCCGAACAGACCCACAACCATGAATACGGCATCTGCGCCGGACAGATCGACCAACGCTGCGGCCTGTCGCAGTCGACCGTGTCCGCCCACCTGGCGACCCTGCAACGGGCCGGCCTGATCAGCAGCCAGAAAGCCGGCCAGTGGCATTTTTTCAAACGCAACGAAGACGTGATCCAAGCCGCCCTCGACGCCCTCATCAAAGAACTCGGCAACCAGCCCTGA
- a CDS encoding MFS transporter: MPLSLLILALSAFAIGTTEFVIMGLLPEVAADLGVSIPGAGWLVTGYALGVAIGAPFMALATARLPRKAALVALMGIFIVGNLLCALASDYNVLMFARVVTALCHGAFFGIGSVVAANLVPANKRASAVALMFTGLTLANVLGVPLGTALGQQAGWRSTFWAVTLIGVVALIGLIRFLPAKRDEEKLDMRSELIALKGAGIWLSLSMTALFAASVFTLFTYVAPLLGEVTGVSPHGVTWTLVLIGLGLTLGNIIGGKLADKSLSGTLVGVLIAMAVTSSVLSWTSVALVPAELTLFLWATACFAAVPALQVNVVTFGQAAPNLVSTLNIGAFNIGNALGAWVGGSVIAHGYGLASVPLAAGALAILALLVTLITFRQGGNAELAPATH, from the coding sequence ATGCCCCTCTCGCTCCTCATCCTGGCCTTGAGCGCCTTCGCCATCGGCACCACCGAGTTCGTCATCATGGGCCTGTTGCCCGAGGTGGCGGCCGATCTCGGTGTGTCGATTCCCGGCGCCGGCTGGCTGGTGACCGGCTATGCCCTGGGCGTGGCCATCGGCGCGCCGTTCATGGCCCTGGCCACCGCCAGGCTGCCACGCAAGGCCGCGCTGGTAGCGTTGATGGGGATTTTCATTGTCGGCAACCTTTTATGCGCCCTGGCCAGTGACTACAACGTGCTGATGTTCGCCCGTGTGGTCACGGCACTGTGCCACGGCGCCTTCTTTGGTATCGGTTCGGTGGTAGCGGCCAATCTGGTGCCCGCCAACAAGCGCGCCTCCGCCGTGGCCCTGATGTTCACCGGCCTGACCCTGGCCAACGTCCTCGGCGTGCCGCTGGGCACCGCCCTGGGTCAGCAGGCCGGCTGGCGCTCGACCTTCTGGGCGGTGACCCTGATCGGCGTGGTCGCCCTGATCGGCCTGATCCGCTTCCTGCCGGCCAAGCGCGATGAAGAGAAGCTCGACATGCGCTCGGAACTGATCGCTCTCAAGGGCGCCGGGATCTGGCTGTCGCTGAGCATGACCGCGCTGTTCGCCGCCTCGGTGTTCACCCTGTTCACCTATGTCGCCCCGCTGCTCGGCGAAGTGACCGGCGTTTCGCCCCACGGCGTGACCTGGACCCTGGTGCTGATCGGCCTGGGCCTGACCCTGGGCAACATCATCGGCGGCAAGCTGGCGGACAAGAGCCTCTCGGGCACCCTGGTCGGCGTGCTGATCGCCATGGCCGTAACCAGCTCCGTGCTGAGCTGGACCAGCGTCGCGCTGGTCCCTGCCGAACTCACCCTGTTCCTCTGGGCCACCGCTTGTTTCGCCGCGGTTCCGGCCCTGCAGGTCAACGTGGTGACCTTCGGACAGGCCGCGCCGAACCTGGTGTCCACGCTGAACATCGGCGCCTTCAACATCGGCAACGCCCTGGGCGCCTGGGTCGGCGGCAGCGTCATCGCCCACGGCTACGGCCTGGCCAGCGTGCCGCTGGCGGCCGGCGCGCTGGCGATCCTGGCCCTGCTGGTGACGCTGATTACCTTTCGCCAGGGCGGCAATGCCGAACTGGCTCCTGCGACCCACTGA
- a CDS encoding M20 aminoacylase family protein, which produces MTRFPHILAWLDDVASDLRIVRQDIHAHPELGFEENRTAALVAGFLEEWGYEVHTGVGRTGVVGVLRNGSGPRRLGLRADMDALPIVEDSGVAYSSRHRGCMHACGHDGHTAMLLGAARYLAATRQFDGTLTLIFQPAEEGQGGAEAMLADGLLERFPCDALFGMHNMPGLPAGHLGFREGPMMASQDLLTVTLEGVGGHGSMPHLTVDPLVAAASVVMALQTVVARNIDAQEAAVVTVGALQAGEAANVIPQQALLRLSLRALNAPVREQMLDRVKAVIHAQAQSFGCSASIEHRPAYPVLVNSPLETEFARQVGVALVGEQAVDGNTRKLMGSEDFAWMLQRCPGSYLFIGNGLSRPMVHNPGYDFNDDILLTGAAYWAALAESWLEPA; this is translated from the coding sequence ATGACCCGCTTCCCGCATATCCTTGCCTGGCTCGACGACGTCGCCAGCGATCTGCGCATCGTTCGCCAGGACATTCATGCGCACCCCGAGCTCGGCTTCGAGGAGAACCGTACCGCGGCGCTGGTCGCCGGCTTCCTCGAGGAATGGGGCTACGAAGTGCACACCGGCGTCGGCAGGACCGGGGTGGTCGGCGTGCTGCGCAACGGCAGCGGCCCGCGCCGGCTCGGCTTGCGGGCCGACATGGATGCCTTGCCGATCGTCGAGGACAGCGGCGTGGCCTACAGCAGCCGCCATCGCGGCTGCATGCATGCCTGCGGCCACGATGGCCATACCGCCATGTTGCTGGGTGCTGCGCGCTACCTGGCCGCCACCCGCCAGTTCGACGGCACCCTGACGCTGATTTTCCAGCCGGCCGAAGAAGGCCAGGGCGGTGCCGAGGCGATGCTCGCCGACGGCCTGCTGGAGCGCTTTCCCTGTGACGCGCTGTTCGGCATGCACAACATGCCGGGGTTGCCCGCCGGCCACCTGGGGTTTCGCGAAGGGCCGATGATGGCCTCCCAGGACCTGCTCACCGTGACCCTCGAAGGCGTCGGCGGGCACGGGTCGATGCCGCACCTGACGGTCGACCCGCTGGTGGCCGCGGCCAGTGTGGTGATGGCCCTGCAAACCGTGGTGGCGCGCAACATCGACGCCCAGGAGGCGGCCGTCGTGACGGTGGGCGCCTTGCAGGCCGGCGAGGCCGCCAACGTGATTCCGCAACAAGCGTTGCTGCGCCTGAGCCTGCGAGCGTTGAACGCACCGGTGCGCGAACAGATGCTCGACCGGGTCAAGGCGGTCATCCATGCCCAGGCCCAGAGCTTCGGCTGCTCCGCCAGCATCGAGCACCGTCCGGCCTATCCGGTGCTGGTCAACAGCCCACTGGAAACCGAGTTCGCCCGCCAGGTCGGGGTGGCGCTGGTGGGCGAACAGGCGGTCGATGGCAACACGCGCAAGCTGATGGGCAGCGAAGATTTCGCCTGGATGCTGCAACGCTGCCCCGGCAGTTACCTGTTCATCGGCAACGGCCTGTCCCGGCCGATGGTCCACAACCCCGGTTACGACTTCAACGACGACATCCTGCTGACCGGCGCCGCCTATTGGGCAGCCCTGGCCGAGAGCTGGCTGGAGCCGGCCTGA
- the olsB gene encoding L-ornithine N(alpha)-acyltransferase, whose translation MTQIARISDTGNERRLQAERLVGAAALQEAQALRFNVFSGEFNAKLKGAELGLDMDDYDVHCSHIGVRDLNSGRLVATTRLLDHQAASSLGRFYSEEEFSLHGLVQLKGPILEIGRTCVDPAYRNGGTIAVLWGELAEVLNQGGYSYLMGCASIPMQDGGVQAHAIMQRLRERYLCTEHLRAEPKNPLPSLDLPSNVIAEMPPLLKAYMRLGAKICGEPCWDQDFQVADVFILLKRDELCPRYARHFKAAV comes from the coding sequence ATGACTCAGATCGCCCGCATCAGCGACACCGGCAATGAACGCCGCCTGCAAGCCGAGCGCCTGGTGGGCGCCGCGGCCCTGCAAGAAGCCCAGGCCCTGCGCTTCAACGTCTTCAGCGGCGAGTTCAACGCCAAGCTGAAAGGCGCCGAGCTGGGTCTGGACATGGATGACTATGATGTTCACTGCAGCCACATCGGCGTCCGCGACTTGAACAGCGGCCGCCTGGTCGCCACCACCCGCCTGCTCGACCACCAGGCCGCCAGCAGCCTGGGGCGTTTCTACAGCGAAGAAGAATTCAGCCTGCACGGCCTGGTGCAGCTCAAGGGCCCGATCCTGGAAATCGGCCGCACCTGCGTCGACCCGGCCTACCGCAACGGCGGCACCATCGCCGTGCTCTGGGGCGAATTGGCCGAAGTGCTCAACCAGGGTGGCTACAGCTACCTGATGGGTTGCGCCAGCATCCCGATGCAGGATGGCGGCGTCCAGGCCCACGCGATCATGCAGCGCCTGCGCGAACGCTACCTGTGCACCGAGCACCTGCGCGCCGAACCGAAGAACCCGCTGCCCAGCCTCGACCTGCCGTCCAACGTCATCGCCGAAATGCCGCCGCTGCTCAAGGCCTACATGCGCCTGGGCGCGAAGATCTGCGGCGAACCGTGCTGGGACCAGGACTTCCAGGTCGCCGACGTGTTCATCCTGCTCAAGCGCGACGAACTCTGCCCCCGCTACGCCCGTCACTTCAAGGCGGCCGTGTAA
- a CDS encoding acyl-CoA dehydrogenase — protein MPWQALLHSRRRLPAHPDLAEGYAALLQELGPVTPFELAVRGGRLMATPGLAFLVGYQAALRMLWPSAPPTLGALCATERRSLRPADMQTRLQALHLSGRKDFVTAGDAADWLLIAARCEADGEPPRLSLAVVRAGEPGVRVDKLPAIPLMPDISHGCLHLDNALCELLAGDGWDAYVKPFRTLEDIYVLSAMTAWLYGVGQDHDWPRALLLQLLALLAGCAEVSRQNPSLGSGHVLLGGLFAQFEGLKPAIEQAFANGPAPWADLWLRDRAVLELAAGAREKRLAKALAI, from the coding sequence ATGCCCTGGCAAGCCCTGTTGCACAGCCGTCGCCGGCTGCCCGCCCACCCGGACCTGGCCGAAGGTTATGCCGCCTTGTTACAGGAGCTGGGGCCAGTGACGCCCTTCGAGCTGGCGGTGCGCGGCGGGCGCCTGATGGCCACTCCGGGGCTGGCTTTCCTGGTGGGCTACCAGGCGGCGTTGCGCATGCTCTGGCCCAGTGCGCCGCCGACCCTGGGCGCGTTGTGCGCCACCGAGCGGCGCAGCCTGCGCCCGGCCGACATGCAGACCCGCCTGCAAGCGCTGCACCTGAGCGGGCGCAAGGATTTCGTCACCGCCGGCGACGCCGCCGACTGGCTGCTGATCGCCGCCCGCTGCGAGGCGGATGGCGAGCCGCCGCGCCTGAGCCTGGCGGTGGTCCGTGCCGGCGAGCCCGGGGTCAGGGTCGACAAGCTGCCGGCGATCCCGCTGATGCCGGACATCAGCCACGGCTGCCTGCACCTGGACAACGCCTTGTGCGAACTGCTGGCGGGCGATGGCTGGGACGCCTACGTCAAACCTTTCCGCACCCTGGAAGACATTTATGTCCTCAGTGCCATGACCGCCTGGCTGTATGGCGTCGGCCAGGACCATGACTGGCCGCGCGCCCTGCTCCTGCAATTGCTGGCGCTGCTCGCCGGTTGTGCCGAAGTCAGCCGGCAGAACCCCTCGCTGGGCAGCGGGCATGTATTGCTGGGCGGGCTGTTCGCCCAGTTCGAGGGGCTCAAGCCGGCCATCGAACAGGCTTTTGCCAATGGTCCGGCGCCCTGGGCCGACTTGTGGCTGCGCGATCGGGCGGTACTGGAGCTGGCGGCGGGCGCACGGGAAAAACGCCTGGCCAAGGCGCTGGCCATATAA
- a CDS encoding serine hydrolase, with the protein MPKGPILLLVLLFMLAPARAENWPGTQWSKGPDTTGPALEALEAYAFAPRNDATRQGIRTDALLVIRDGQLIYERYAGPTTVDTPHLTWSISKSLLAAVLGVAYGEGLFRLQDQAATYLPALRQHPDIRMADLLHWASGLDWQEDYEYAPLKSSVVAMLYTRGHNDMAAFTAGHPAFSAPGQVFRYSSGDSNLLSAALKGMLGPQRYADYPWQALFEPLGIGHAVWESDASGTFVGSSYAYLTARDLARVGLLMLRDGRWGERQLLPRDWVEFNRTPFAGYRANQDEAVPGGHWWLNRSVAGAALPWPDAPADTFAALGHWGQALYVIPSAGLVIVRYADDRDGGYRHNEMLKLAMAAFAPRVQP; encoded by the coding sequence ATGCCCAAAGGCCCGATCCTGCTGCTTGTGCTGTTGTTCATGCTGGCTCCGGCCCGGGCCGAGAACTGGCCCGGTACGCAGTGGAGCAAAGGCCCCGACACCACCGGCCCGGCCCTCGAGGCCCTGGAGGCCTACGCTTTCGCGCCGCGCAACGACGCGACCCGCCAGGGCATCCGCACCGACGCCTTGCTGGTGATCCGCGACGGTCAACTGATCTATGAGCGTTACGCCGGCCCGACCACCGTCGATACCCCGCACCTGACCTGGTCCATCAGCAAGAGCCTGCTGGCCGCGGTGCTGGGCGTGGCCTATGGCGAGGGGCTGTTTCGCTTGCAGGACCAGGCCGCGACCTATCTTCCCGCCTTGCGCCAGCACCCGGACATCCGCATGGCGGACCTGCTGCACTGGGCCTCCGGCCTGGACTGGCAGGAGGACTACGAATACGCACCGTTGAAGTCCTCGGTGGTGGCCATGCTCTATACCCGTGGCCATAACGATATGGCGGCGTTCACCGCCGGCCACCCGGCCTTCAGCGCACCGGGGCAGGTGTTCCGTTATTCCAGTGGCGACAGCAACCTGCTGTCCGCCGCCCTGAAGGGCATGCTGGGGCCGCAGCGCTATGCCGACTATCCATGGCAGGCGCTGTTCGAGCCGCTGGGCATCGGCCATGCTGTATGGGAAAGCGACGCCAGCGGCACCTTCGTCGGCTCGTCCTATGCCTACCTCACCGCGCGGGATCTGGCGCGGGTCGGCTTGCTGATGCTGCGCGACGGACGCTGGGGCGAGCGTCAACTGCTGCCCCGGGACTGGGTCGAATTCAATCGCACGCCGTTCGCCGGTTATCGGGCGAACCAGGACGAGGCGGTGCCCGGCGGGCATTGGTGGCTCAATCGCAGCGTCGCGGGTGCCGCCTTGCCCTGGCCGGATGCGCCGGCCGATACCTTCGCCGCGCTGGGCCATTGGGGGCAGGCGCTGTATGTCATCCCCAGCGCGGGGCTGGTGATCGTGCGCTACGCCGACGACCGCGATGGCGGCTACCGCCACAACGAAATGCTCAAGCTCGCGATGGCGGCCTTTGCGCCCAGGGTGCAGCCATGA
- a CDS encoding ACP phosphodiesterase, whose protein sequence is MNYLAHLHLGGQRPGQLLGSLYGDFVKGRLQGQFTPEIEAAIQLHRSIDLFTDSHPLVGESLSRFSLTRRRYAGIVLDVFFDHCLARDWALYADRPLALFTSDVYRVLAAEPQLPGRLAQIAPHMAAHDWLGSYREFDVLEQVLRGIARRLSRPEELAAAMGELKRLYQPLSEDFRVFYPQLQAFAAQHVPAV, encoded by the coding sequence ATGAATTATCTCGCACATCTGCACCTCGGCGGCCAGCGCCCCGGTCAATTACTCGGCAGTCTGTATGGCGACTTCGTCAAAGGGCGCCTGCAAGGCCAGTTCACCCCGGAAATCGAGGCGGCGATCCAGCTGCATCGCAGCATCGACCTGTTTACCGATAGCCATCCGCTGGTGGGGGAGTCGCTGTCGCGTTTTTCCCTGACCCGTCGGCGTTATGCCGGGATCGTGCTGGACGTGTTTTTCGACCACTGCCTGGCCCGGGACTGGGCGTTGTATGCCGACCGGCCGCTGGCGCTGTTCACCTCGGACGTGTACCGCGTGCTGGCCGCCGAACCGCAATTGCCCGGGCGCCTGGCGCAGATCGCGCCGCATATGGCGGCTCATGACTGGCTGGGTTCCTACCGCGAGTTCGACGTCCTGGAGCAGGTGCTGCGAGGCATTGCCCGGCGCCTGTCACGTCCGGAGGAACTGGCGGCGGCGATGGGCGAGCTGAAGCGGCTGTATCAGCCGCTGAGTGAGGATTTCCGGGTGTTCTACCCGCAGTTGCAGGCATTCGCCGCGCAGCATGTCCCTGCCGTGTAG
- a CDS encoding citrate-proton symporter — translation MHAPRSSVSRTRQVVAAVIGNALEWYDFIVYGFLASIIARQFFPSDDDYASLLMALATFGVGFFMRPVGGVLLGIYSDRKGRKAAMQLIIRLMTVSIALIAFAPSYAAIGMGAPLMIVVARMLQGFATGGEYASATAFLVESAPAHRKGLYGSWQLVGQCLAVFSGAAMVALVTHLFSPETLDLWGWRLPFVLGLLIGPVGLWIRKYMEEPEAFIEARKQVRGNGPGLIQVIREHRRSILVSMGLACGATVSFYVVLVNMPTFAHKNLGLPLDQVLLVQMLAVALMTLVIPLSGALSDRLGRRPVLLAFTLAFFVMVYPLYVWVAAAPSIERLLVMQVLLCSAIGGFFGPAPTALAEQFPVQVRSTGVSVAYNVAVMVFGGFAPLIVTWLSKVLGTPVAPAFYVLFACLLTLLGTYCLHEAPRANKPDTLNFGVKP, via the coding sequence ATGCACGCTCCGAGATCGAGTGTTTCGCGTACCCGGCAAGTCGTCGCCGCCGTGATCGGCAACGCCCTGGAGTGGTACGACTTCATCGTCTATGGCTTTCTGGCCAGCATCATCGCCCGCCAGTTTTTCCCTTCCGACGACGACTACGCGTCGCTGTTGATGGCCCTGGCCACCTTCGGCGTGGGTTTCTTCATGCGTCCGGTGGGCGGTGTCCTGCTGGGCATCTATTCGGATCGCAAGGGCCGCAAGGCCGCCATGCAACTGATCATCCGCCTGATGACCGTCTCCATCGCGCTGATCGCTTTCGCCCCCAGCTACGCGGCCATCGGCATGGGGGCGCCGCTGATGATCGTCGTCGCGCGCATGTTGCAAGGCTTCGCCACCGGCGGCGAATACGCCAGCGCCACCGCGTTCCTGGTGGAAAGCGCACCGGCCCACCGCAAGGGCCTGTATGGCTCCTGGCAATTGGTGGGGCAATGCCTGGCGGTGTTCTCCGGGGCGGCGATGGTGGCGTTGGTTACCCACCTGTTCTCGCCGGAAACCCTCGACCTGTGGGGCTGGCGCCTGCCGTTCGTGCTCGGGCTGCTGATCGGCCCGGTGGGCCTGTGGATTCGCAAGTACATGGAAGAGCCGGAAGCCTTCATCGAAGCCCGCAAGCAGGTACGCGGCAATGGCCCGGGGCTGATCCAGGTGATACGCGAGCATCGGCGCAGCATCCTGGTGTCCATGGGGCTGGCCTGCGGGGCGACCGTCTCGTTCTACGTGGTGCTGGTGAACATGCCGACCTTCGCCCACAAGAACCTCGGCCTGCCACTGGACCAGGTGTTGCTGGTGCAGATGCTCGCGGTGGCGCTGATGACCCTGGTGATTCCGTTGTCCGGTGCCTTGTCGGACCGGCTGGGACGGCGCCCGGTCCTGCTGGCCTTCACCCTGGCCTTTTTTGTCATGGTCTATCCGCTGTACGTCTGGGTGGCCGCCGCGCCTTCGATCGAGCGCCTGCTGGTGATGCAGGTGTTGCTGTGCAGCGCCATCGGCGGTTTTTTCGGCCCGGCGCCGACGGCCCTGGCCGAACAGTTTCCGGTGCAGGTGCGCTCCACCGGCGTATCGGTGGCCTATAACGTGGCGGTCATGGTGTTCGGCGGCTTCGCCCCGCTGATCGTGACCTGGCTCAGCAAGGTGCTGGGTACGCCGGTGGCGCCGGCCTTCTACGTGCTGTTCGCCTGCCTGCTGACCCTGTTGGGCACTTATTGCCTGCACGAGGCGCCCA
- a CDS encoding alkene reductase, producing MTTIFDPIKLGDLELANRIIMAPLTRCRADEGRVPNSLMAEYYVQRASAGLILSEATSVTPMGVGYPDTPGIWSNDQVRGWSNVTKAIHGAGGKIFLQLWHVGRISHPSYLNGEAPVAPSAIQPKGHVSLVRPLADYPTPRALETAEIADIVDAYRVGAENAKAAGFDGVEIHGANGYLLDQFLQSSTNQRTDQYGGSLENRARLLLEVTDAAIEVWGAGRVGVHLSPRADSHDMGDANLAETFTYVARELGKRGIAFICAREKEGADSLGPQLKEAFGGPYIANERFTKDSANAWLASGKADAVAFGVPFIANPDLPARLKADAPLNDARPELFYAKGPVGYIDYPTL from the coding sequence ATGACGACTATTTTCGACCCGATCAAGCTGGGCGACCTCGAGCTGGCCAACCGCATCATCATGGCGCCGCTGACGCGCTGCCGCGCCGACGAGGGCCGCGTGCCCAACTCGCTGATGGCCGAGTACTACGTGCAGCGCGCTTCCGCCGGCCTGATCCTCAGCGAGGCCACTTCGGTGACCCCGATGGGCGTCGGCTACCCGGACACCCCGGGCATCTGGTCCAACGACCAGGTTCGTGGCTGGAGCAACGTGACCAAGGCCATCCACGGCGCCGGCGGCAAGATCTTCTTGCAGCTGTGGCACGTCGGGCGGATTTCCCACCCGAGCTACCTGAACGGCGAAGCGCCGGTCGCGCCGAGCGCCATCCAGCCCAAGGGCCACGTCAGCCTGGTGCGCCCGCTGGCCGACTATCCGACCCCGCGCGCCCTGGAAACCGCTGAGATCGCCGACATCGTCGACGCTTACCGGGTCGGCGCGGAAAACGCCAAGGCCGCCGGCTTCGACGGCGTGGAGATCCACGGCGCCAACGGTTACCTGCTCGACCAGTTCCTGCAAAGCTCCACCAACCAGCGCACCGACCAGTACGGCGGCTCCCTGGAGAACCGCGCCCGCCTGCTGCTGGAAGTGACCGATGCGGCCATCGAAGTCTGGGGCGCCGGCCGTGTCGGCGTACACCTGTCGCCACGGGCCGACTCCCATGACATGGGCGACGCCAACCTGGCGGAAACCTTCACCTACGTCGCCCGCGAGCTGGGCAAGCGCGGTATCGCCTTTATCTGCGCCCGCGAGAAAGAAGGCGCCGACAGCCTCGGCCCGCAGCTCAAGGAAGCCTTCGGCGGCCCCTACATCGCCAACGAACGCTTCACCAAGGACAGCGCCAACGCCTGGCTGGCCAGCGGCAAGGCCGACGCCGTGGCCTTTGGTGTGCCGTTCATCGCCAACCCGGACCTGCCGGCTCGCCTGAAGGCCGATGCGCCGCTGAACGACGCACGCCCCGAGCTGTTCTACGCCAAGGGCCCGGTCGGCTACATCGACTACCCGACGCTGTAA
- a CDS encoding lysophospholipid acyltransferase family protein codes for MRRLRVYGRIARVLLVVALGLSMASIFGVFERLGIAHSMVRRQRWSRFFMARLSNALPFAVTVHGELPKQPMLWVSNHVSWTDIPLLGALTPLSFLSKAEVRTWPVAGWLAAKAGSLFIRRGAGDSQLIRKQMTRHLQQTHPLLMFPEGTTTDGRSLRTFHGRLLASAIEAEVALQPVAIRYLRDGDIDPLAPFVGDDDLLSHLMRLFANDQGRVEIHLLKPIACQGQERAALAFQAQQAVQKVLFGDIAQPAEPARSGDLIAA; via the coding sequence ATGCGCCGGCTACGGGTCTACGGGCGGATCGCCCGGGTGCTGCTGGTGGTGGCGCTGGGCCTGAGCATGGCCAGCATCTTCGGCGTGTTCGAGCGCCTGGGCATTGCCCATTCCATGGTCCGGCGCCAGCGCTGGTCGCGTTTTTTCATGGCGCGCCTGAGCAACGCCCTGCCCTTCGCCGTGACGGTGCATGGCGAATTGCCGAAACAGCCGATGCTGTGGGTCAGCAATCACGTGTCCTGGACCGATATCCCCTTGCTGGGCGCCCTGACGCCGCTGTCGTTCCTGTCCAAGGCCGAAGTGCGCACCTGGCCGGTCGCCGGCTGGCTGGCCGCCAAGGCTGGCAGCCTGTTCATCCGGCGCGGTGCGGGCGACAGCCAGTTGATCCGCAAGCAGATGACCCGCCACCTGCAGCAGACCCACCCGCTGCTGATGTTCCCCGAGGGCACCACCACCGACGGTCGCAGCCTGCGCACCTTCCACGGTCGCCTGCTGGCCAGCGCCATCGAGGCCGAGGTGGCGTTGCAACCGGTGGCGATTCGTTACCTGCGCGATGGCGATATCGACCCGCTGGCGCCCTTCGTTGGCGACGACGACCTGCTGTCGCACCTGATGCGCCTGTTCGCCAACGATCAGGGCCGAGTGGAGATCCACCTGCTCAAGCCGATTGCCTGCCAGGGCCAGGAGCGCGCCGCGCTGGCGTTCCAGGCGCAGCAGGCGGTGCAGAAGGTGCTGTTCGGCGATATCGCCCAGCCGGCCGAACCGGCTCGTAGCGGCGATCTGATTGCCGCCTGA